The following proteins are co-located in the Dyadobacter chenwenxiniae genome:
- a CDS encoding dioxygenase family protein, with protein sequence MERKEFLKRGFSALGFAAIMPMISCSGNTVDTMETGTETTSGTTTGSASGTCTVTASETAGPFPTKTPGSLVTNDITSDREGTKLSIKITIQNLNKSCEGLPDALVDIWHCDAGGNYSEYGGSGMQSTNYTHVHFLRGRQTTDANGLVTFTSIYPGWYSGRAPHIHVHVYNASGKSLLVTQIAFPEAISKVVYAQGVYASHGQADTSNARDNVFSDGTSTEMPTVTGSVSAGYELTHAIIVSA encoded by the coding sequence ATGGAACGTAAAGAATTTTTAAAAAGAGGATTTTCCGCACTGGGCTTTGCTGCGATTATGCCGATGATCAGCTGCTCAGGCAATACGGTTGACACCATGGAAACGGGAACTGAAACAACAAGCGGAACCACAACCGGTTCTGCATCAGGAACCTGCACCGTAACCGCATCTGAGACCGCCGGACCATTCCCTACAAAAACGCCGGGCAGCCTGGTAACAAATGACATTACTTCTGACAGGGAAGGAACGAAGTTATCAATCAAAATAACGATCCAGAATCTGAACAAAAGCTGTGAAGGATTGCCCGATGCGCTTGTCGACATATGGCATTGCGACGCAGGTGGAAACTATTCCGAATATGGGGGATCAGGGATGCAATCGACGAACTATACCCATGTACATTTCCTGAGAGGCCGACAAACCACTGACGCCAATGGATTGGTCACATTTACAAGCATTTACCCCGGTTGGTATTCTGGCCGTGCGCCGCACATTCACGTGCACGTGTATAATGCGAGCGGAAAATCGTTGCTGGTAACGCAAATTGCATTTCCGGAAGCGATCAGCAAAGTAGTTTATGCACAGGGCGTTTACGCAAGTCACGGACAAGCGGATACTAGCAATGCAAGGGACAATGTGTTCAGCGATGGCACTTCCACGGAAATGCCAACTGTAACAGGCAGCGTATCAGCTGGATACGAACTTACCCATGCAATCATTGTGAGCGCATAA
- a CDS encoding APC family permease: MQQPAAKNELFKILGVGFGVAVTVGGTIGTGILRKPGPIAAQLGDYWLIMGLWAAVSLYAFLGTLCTIELGTSMPKAGAWYIYAQRAFGNYAGFVVGINSWLGTCSALGFGVYTMSEYLALLMPAFVGYEPYVAAGMLLILTGIHWIGLALASSFQNVMSVLKGLGLFIFVAVCFIYGDEVTAEQAQLTTSKIVETGSWIAPVIFSLQAIFYTYDGWHTAAYFSEEDRDPTKNLPRSMIGGVLLIIVIYLLCNLAILHVLPMNELSQSKLAAADSIRLIFGEGSGKIVTLFLMISILGIVNAQLLFNPRVLYSMSRDGLFFRGGTAVNKGGTPAVAMLITSAVAITLILIGKNATEKLSDIATFFFVLGYTSGFASLLALRKKEPELPRPWKVPAYPVLPIIMLFLSIAFLVGAVIQDIESSQYALLFLVISYPAYLLVSRLNR, from the coding sequence ATGCAGCAACCAGCAGCTAAAAACGAACTTTTCAAAATCCTTGGTGTCGGATTTGGCGTCGCTGTTACGGTTGGTGGCACAATCGGAACCGGCATTCTCAGAAAACCAGGCCCTATTGCAGCGCAGCTGGGGGATTACTGGCTTATCATGGGACTTTGGGCCGCTGTGAGCTTGTACGCTTTTCTGGGAACATTGTGCACCATTGAATTGGGCACGTCTATGCCGAAAGCCGGCGCCTGGTACATTTATGCACAACGCGCTTTTGGCAATTACGCGGGGTTTGTGGTAGGGATAAACAGCTGGTTAGGAACCTGTTCTGCATTGGGCTTCGGCGTTTACACAATGAGTGAATATCTAGCGCTGCTTATGCCCGCATTCGTCGGTTACGAGCCTTATGTAGCGGCTGGCATGCTGTTAATTCTGACCGGCATCCATTGGATCGGACTAGCGCTGGCGAGCAGTTTTCAAAACGTAATGAGTGTGCTCAAAGGTTTGGGATTGTTCATTTTTGTGGCCGTTTGCTTCATTTATGGAGACGAAGTTACCGCAGAACAAGCGCAGCTGACGACCAGCAAAATTGTAGAAACAGGCAGCTGGATCGCGCCCGTGATTTTTTCGTTACAAGCGATTTTTTACACTTACGACGGCTGGCACACAGCAGCATATTTTTCAGAAGAAGACCGTGATCCGACCAAAAACCTGCCGCGTTCGATGATTGGAGGGGTTTTGCTGATCATTGTCATTTATCTGCTCTGTAATCTCGCCATTTTGCATGTGTTGCCGATGAATGAATTATCCCAGTCGAAGCTGGCCGCTGCGGATTCGATCAGGCTGATTTTTGGCGAAGGTTCAGGCAAGATTGTGACCCTTTTCCTGATGATTTCTATCTTGGGAATCGTGAATGCGCAATTGCTTTTTAATCCGCGTGTTTTATATTCTATGAGCCGCGATGGGTTGTTTTTTCGTGGCGGAACGGCGGTTAACAAGGGAGGAACGCCAGCGGTTGCCATGCTGATAACTTCCGCGGTCGCCATTACATTAATCCTCATTGGCAAAAATGCTACGGAGAAGCTCTCGGACATTGCAACATTCTTTTTCGTCTTAGGTTATACTTCGGGGTTTGCGTCCTTATTAGCATTACGGAAGAAGGAACCTGAGCTGCCGCGTCCCTGGAAAGTGCCCGCCTATCCTGTTTTGCCCATTATCATGCTGTTTTTATCCATAGCATTTTTGGTTGGTGCGGTCATTCAGGATATTGAGAGCAGCCAGTATGCACTACTTTTTCTCGTTATCAGTTATCCAGCTTACCTGCTTGTGAGCCGGCTGAACCGTTAA
- a CDS encoding TonB-dependent receptor plug domain-containing protein — MPWINNALKKFLAPSLLLLLAGFQSVNDDFTQHIAAKLLDYRRVFPQEKAYLHLDKPYFTTGDTLWFKSYLVEGSLHLADSASNLLYVDLIEQRTGKNVALRRVQLSGGIGHGEIVLADSIVKGAYTIRAYTNWMRNFSEDYFFQKDIYLFDPENIAEPAASAAIDLKFFPEGGQLIAGINTRVAFKAVAGNGLGEDVNGFILNQNKDTVAFYKSDHLGMGRFQFEPKSGDVYDAFAKGKDGQISRFDFPKVMESGYTMIVDNLSNPLKMRVIVYCKMPGKQESGIHIVGHSRGIVAFVAKGKVTAKGLMLNLPTTGLPDGITHLTLFDEQSKPVSERLVFINHNRSLNIKIISTKTTYKPREKAEIEIAVSDSAGNPVEADVSVAVTDGGQILQQPNDENIVSYLLLSSDLRGFVEQPAYYFDPAKSERKIHLDYLMTTQGWTRFKWEDVLADSLAAPQRFIEQGVTLEGEVKRNNKKLNEKVMLSMYLSNDSLNTFMTSETDENGRFGIYNLVFADSLKIRLQGMNKKGNANLNFRLDPFAAPRATFLKVPFYPVTVDAKQLLEYLKRAEQDQEIARKIRQSRERLLQEVTIKGKKEVQRDSRKIYGSADASIKVTTQMASGGRSILDILAGRVAGVQVVGSGMNASVYIRGNRGEPLFVLDGMPVDKDMISNLNTFDVESIDVLKGPSAAIFGSRGGNGVISILTKRGNENYDYSQDVVPGVLVSKIAGFNVPKEFYAPTYEISKPQNVNPDYRSTLFWAPVLKTNKQGKARFTYFNTDAVTNIDIRAEALSTTGIPGFGKTSYSVD; from the coding sequence ATGCCATGGATCAACAACGCCCTAAAAAAATTTCTCGCTCCGTCCCTCCTACTATTGCTGGCTGGTTTTCAGTCGGTTAATGATGACTTTACCCAGCACATTGCCGCCAAATTGCTGGATTATCGCAGGGTTTTTCCCCAAGAAAAAGCTTATCTGCATCTGGATAAGCCCTATTTTACAACCGGCGACACGCTGTGGTTTAAAAGTTATCTGGTAGAAGGCTCGCTTCACCTTGCCGACAGTGCCAGTAATTTACTGTATGTGGACCTGATCGAGCAGCGGACAGGAAAAAATGTAGCCTTACGGCGGGTGCAGCTATCTGGCGGGATTGGGCATGGGGAAATTGTGCTTGCCGACTCCATTGTAAAAGGCGCTTACACGATCCGGGCTTACACCAATTGGATGCGCAATTTTTCAGAAGATTATTTTTTCCAAAAGGATATCTATCTCTTTGATCCTGAAAACATTGCCGAACCAGCTGCCTCCGCAGCAATTGACCTGAAATTCTTTCCCGAAGGCGGCCAGCTTATTGCAGGCATTAACACCCGCGTTGCATTTAAAGCGGTTGCCGGGAATGGTCTCGGAGAAGATGTAAATGGTTTTATTCTCAACCAAAACAAGGACACGGTGGCTTTTTACAAAAGCGATCACCTGGGAATGGGCCGGTTCCAGTTTGAGCCAAAATCAGGAGATGTTTACGATGCGTTTGCAAAAGGCAAGGACGGGCAGATTTCCCGATTCGATTTTCCCAAAGTGATGGAGAGCGGCTATACAATGATCGTGGACAACCTTTCCAACCCGCTGAAAATGCGCGTAATAGTTTACTGTAAAATGCCGGGAAAACAGGAGTCGGGGATACACATTGTAGGGCATTCCAGAGGCATTGTGGCCTTCGTTGCCAAGGGTAAAGTTACAGCGAAAGGCTTGATGCTGAATTTGCCTACCACAGGACTGCCTGATGGAATTACACATCTGACTCTTTTTGATGAGCAGAGTAAGCCGGTCAGTGAAAGGCTGGTATTTATCAATCATAACAGGAGCCTTAACATTAAAATTATTTCCACTAAAACCACTTACAAGCCGCGTGAAAAAGCAGAGATCGAGATTGCTGTTTCCGATTCTGCGGGGAATCCGGTTGAAGCCGACGTTTCCGTTGCTGTTACGGATGGCGGCCAGATACTGCAACAGCCGAATGATGAAAATATCGTGTCCTACCTGTTGCTTTCATCCGATTTGAGAGGCTTTGTAGAGCAGCCCGCCTATTATTTTGACCCAGCGAAATCGGAGCGTAAAATACATCTGGATTATCTGATGACCACCCAAGGCTGGACGAGGTTTAAATGGGAAGACGTGCTTGCCGACTCCCTTGCCGCACCGCAACGCTTTATTGAACAAGGTGTTACATTGGAAGGTGAAGTCAAGCGTAACAACAAGAAGCTTAATGAAAAAGTAATGCTTTCCATGTATTTGAGCAATGACAGCCTCAATACATTCATGACCTCGGAAACGGATGAAAACGGCCGATTTGGAATATATAACCTTGTTTTCGCGGATTCTTTGAAGATTAGGCTGCAAGGAATGAACAAGAAAGGAAATGCGAATCTTAATTTTCGGCTCGACCCGTTTGCCGCGCCGCGGGCCACCTTCCTAAAAGTGCCATTTTATCCCGTAACGGTGGATGCCAAGCAACTTTTGGAATACCTGAAAAGGGCTGAGCAAGACCAGGAAATAGCGCGGAAAATCAGGCAAAGCCGGGAACGGTTATTGCAGGAGGTGACCATTAAAGGAAAAAAAGAGGTGCAGCGCGATTCGAGGAAAATATACGGCTCAGCAGACGCTTCGATCAAAGTGACGACGCAAATGGCGTCCGGAGGAAGAAGTATTCTCGACATCCTTGCTGGCAGAGTGGCTGGTGTTCAAGTGGTTGGCTCCGGGATGAATGCTTCGGTTTATATCCGCGGAAATCGCGGGGAACCGTTGTTTGTGTTGGATGGCATGCCTGTCGACAAGGATATGATCTCGAACCTGAACACTTTTGATGTGGAGTCCATCGACGTTTTAAAAGGTCCGTCAGCGGCCATTTTTGGAAGTCGCGGAGGTAACGGTGTCATTTCGATTCTGACGAAAAGGGGCAATGAGAATTATGATTATTCGCAGGATGTTGTTCCGGGTGTGCTGGTTTCGAAAATAGCGGGTTTTAATGTTCCAAAAGAATTTTACGCACCAACTTATGAGATTAGCAAGCCGCAGAATGTGAATCCCGACTATCGCTCTACACTTTTCTGGGCTCCTGTTTTGAAGACTAATAAGCAGGGAAAGGCCAGATTTACGTATTTTAATACAGATGCGGTTACAAATATTGACATCCGTGCGGAAGCATTAAGCACAACCGGCATTCCGGGATTCGGGAAAACGAGCTATTCAGTTGATTAA
- a CDS encoding tetratricopeptide repeat protein codes for MRTEYIKWTLLICLIARLFVTENVQAQRRGKDREKEPEKSGTTSLRLEEESLAAEGMKFMMKDEPERALPIFQKLAQSSGNDPASHYLLATALIKLEKYDDAIVSAKKAFDLDKENTYYSQQLAELYAKRRKYSDAAQIYEKLLQKNPGNIQYGVELAAVYVFNDQFDKAIETYNVLEKSLGVTEEITHQKEQLYLRQNNLEKALAEAKKLIAAEPGEVSYLVELAEMLIANERIVEAVAPLEEALKVNPDEAQAHVLLADIYRRNGDVQKCNQELKLVFANPNLDSDPKIRVLTGYLTMLKTDAEIVEAISLAKQLSETHPNESRTNVIYADLLIRQNKKAEARDLYAKAARIDGSVFQVWGAILQLDSDLNQVDSMLVHSEKALEIFPNQGIFWYSNGTAQLAKKNFKEALSSFEESLKLIGDKPELIPVIHAQMGDAYNGLGDHEKSDAAYELSLKDNPNNDYVLNNYSYYLSLRGEKLDLALKMSAKLVQEHKDNPTYLDTHAWVLYVRKDYKKAKEFLERAMADTSSVSGTIVEHYGDVLFKLGERDNAVAQWKKAKSMGETTELLDKKIATGALHEQ; via the coding sequence ATGAGGACTGAATATATAAAATGGACCCTGCTTATCTGCCTCATTGCGAGGTTGTTTGTCACAGAAAATGTGCAAGCACAGCGTCGCGGTAAGGATCGGGAAAAAGAACCCGAAAAATCGGGAACGACAAGCCTGCGGCTGGAAGAGGAGTCACTGGCGGCAGAAGGAATGAAGTTCATGATGAAAGATGAGCCGGAGCGAGCACTTCCGATCTTTCAAAAGCTGGCGCAGAGCAGCGGAAACGATCCGGCCAGCCATTATTTACTTGCCACGGCGCTTATTAAGCTGGAAAAATACGATGATGCCATTGTTTCCGCAAAAAAGGCCTTCGATCTTGACAAAGAAAATACTTACTATTCACAGCAACTTGCCGAATTGTACGCGAAGCGCCGGAAATATTCCGATGCAGCGCAGATTTACGAAAAACTCTTACAAAAAAATCCGGGAAACATTCAGTACGGTGTTGAGCTGGCCGCCGTGTATGTGTTTAATGATCAGTTTGATAAGGCCATTGAAACGTATAATGTTCTGGAAAAATCATTGGGTGTAACGGAAGAGATTACGCACCAGAAGGAGCAGCTTTATTTGAGACAAAATAACCTGGAAAAAGCGCTTGCGGAGGCAAAAAAATTGATTGCCGCCGAACCAGGTGAAGTGAGTTACCTTGTGGAACTGGCCGAAATGCTCATTGCAAATGAACGGATCGTTGAGGCAGTGGCCCCGCTGGAAGAAGCCCTTAAAGTGAATCCCGATGAGGCGCAGGCGCACGTTTTGCTGGCCGACATATATCGACGAAATGGTGATGTGCAGAAGTGCAATCAGGAATTAAAACTGGTTTTTGCCAATCCTAATCTTGACTCAGACCCCAAAATACGAGTTTTGACTGGTTATCTGACCATGCTCAAAACCGATGCTGAAATTGTGGAAGCGATATCATTAGCCAAACAGCTTTCCGAAACGCATCCGAACGAGTCCCGCACGAATGTGATCTATGCCGATCTGCTTATACGGCAGAATAAAAAGGCTGAGGCGCGTGATTTGTATGCAAAAGCCGCACGGATCGATGGTTCGGTTTTCCAGGTTTGGGGAGCTATTTTACAATTGGATAGTGATCTGAATCAAGTGGATAGCATGCTTGTTCATTCGGAAAAGGCACTTGAAATTTTTCCTAACCAGGGTATTTTCTGGTATTCCAATGGCACTGCACAACTGGCCAAGAAAAACTTTAAAGAAGCACTTTCGTCTTTTGAAGAAAGCCTGAAACTGATTGGCGATAAGCCTGAACTGATCCCGGTCATTCATGCGCAAATGGGCGATGCTTATAATGGTCTGGGTGATCATGAAAAGTCTGATGCTGCCTACGAGCTCTCGTTAAAAGACAATCCCAACAATGATTATGTTTTGAATAATTATAGCTATTACTTGTCCTTGCGTGGTGAAAAGCTTGATCTGGCGTTAAAGATGTCGGCCAAACTGGTTCAGGAACATAAGGATAATCCAACTTACCTGGACACGCATGCCTGGGTGCTGTATGTGCGGAAAGACTATAAAAAAGCGAAGGAGTTCCTGGAAAGGGCAATGGCGGACACCAGCAGCGTAAGTGGCACGATTGTTGAGCATTATGGAGACGTACTTTTCAAACTTGGTGAGCGTGACAATGCCGTTGCGCAATGGAAAAAGGCCAAAAGCATGGGAGAGACGACCGAACTTCTTGACAAAAAAATAGCAACAGGTGCATTACATGAGCAATAA
- a CDS encoding DUF4292 domain-containing protein yields the protein MSNKITVWMVAIFMISLAACHKPRSSKNNNAIPSDSLVNAAPNLVDSLAKAAPADSSAANGLEAVKVNSISFDYLVAKSKVDFKSKSQDFDNTNINIRMKKDSIIWLSVTGVGFEVARGLITRDSIVFMDKIHKDYFVFNYEQLSKQYNFDLNFALLQSVIIGNLPFPQQPDSRFAKENEFFVLKQIVERLQVDNYIGESNQKLARLKATEVPTQNTFTLDYSDFKDVKSFLFPFTSHIDLNVKSQKDQQVNHTTMHIKHSKVDLVTQNPGFPFSVPASYKRKR from the coding sequence ATGAGCAATAAAATTACGGTTTGGATGGTCGCCATCTTTATGATTTCCCTGGCTGCCTGCCACAAGCCCCGTTCCTCCAAAAATAATAATGCTATTCCTTCTGATTCGCTGGTTAATGCTGCCCCCAATTTAGTAGATTCACTTGCGAAAGCTGCACCCGCAGATTCCTCAGCTGCGAATGGATTGGAGGCTGTTAAGGTCAATTCCATTTCTTTTGACTATCTGGTTGCCAAGTCGAAAGTTGATTTCAAGAGTAAATCGCAGGATTTTGATAACACCAATATCAACATCAGGATGAAGAAAGACAGCATTATCTGGCTTTCGGTAACGGGTGTAGGTTTTGAAGTGGCCCGTGGACTTATAACCCGCGATTCCATCGTCTTTATGGACAAAATTCACAAAGATTACTTCGTCTTCAATTACGAGCAACTCAGCAAACAGTATAATTTCGATTTGAATTTTGCGCTTTTACAATCTGTAATAATCGGCAATTTGCCCTTTCCGCAGCAACCGGATTCCCGCTTTGCGAAGGAAAATGAGTTCTTTGTGCTGAAACAGATCGTAGAGCGTTTGCAAGTAGATAATTACATCGGCGAAAGCAACCAGAAGCTTGCGCGGCTCAAAGCAACAGAAGTGCCAACGCAGAACACTTTTACACTGGATTATTCTGATTTTAAGGATGTAAAGAGCTTTCTTTTCCCTTTCACAAGCCACATTGACTTGAATGTCAAGTCACAGAAAGACCAGCAAGTAAATCATACCACTATGCACATTAAGCATAGTAAGGTCGATCTGGTTACACAGAATCCAGGATTTCCGTTTAGCGTACCGGCTTCCTATAAGCGAAAAAGGTAA
- a CDS encoding murein hydrolase activator EnvC family protein, protein MPFQKPYFRRLLLLLTFIFCTSLGAYAQKTREQLEREKSENQNKIKEIQSILRQTSSQKNVNLGQLKALNQQINTYKKQIDLLSDDLDLLNKELRVLETKRQSLDSSLAKLKTEYGHMIYEASKRNVYFNQLVFLFSSGTFNQLVLRYKYLKQYTEARQGQVKEMEIVQERLMAERRRITVKQDQQKTVLNTRVTESTKLEGLKTKQNEVIQELSQKEVELRKQIAENKRATDFLEANIRRIAERERRERIERERKEREEREARRKAERERLARENAEREKKGEVAVVAEPEEEAPVSSGGMSEEETTLASSFTASQNRLPWPVKGFVSGHFGQRPHAVLKGVMVDNLGVDIQTTAGEPVRSVYDGVVLDVTEMPGMGNVVAIQHGNYMTIYAKMNGVTVRAGQKVKARENIGRVATDSDGTSELQFQIWKNTSRLNPESWLIHR, encoded by the coding sequence ATGCCCTTTCAAAAACCGTATTTTCGTCGTTTACTATTACTGCTAACGTTCATCTTTTGTACGTCCCTAGGTGCCTACGCGCAAAAAACGCGCGAGCAGCTCGAACGTGAAAAGAGCGAAAACCAGAACAAGATCAAGGAAATTCAAAGTATTTTGCGCCAGACGTCTTCCCAAAAGAATGTCAACCTCGGCCAATTGAAAGCGCTTAACCAGCAAATCAATACATATAAAAAACAAATTGACCTGCTTTCGGATGATCTGGACCTGCTTAACAAGGAGTTAAGGGTTCTCGAGACAAAAAGGCAGTCGCTGGATAGTAGCTTGGCCAAACTGAAAACCGAGTACGGTCATATGATCTATGAGGCTTCAAAAAGGAATGTTTATTTCAATCAATTGGTTTTCCTGTTTTCCTCCGGAACATTCAATCAGCTTGTGCTTCGCTACAAATATCTCAAGCAATATACAGAAGCGCGGCAGGGGCAAGTGAAGGAAATGGAGATCGTCCAGGAACGACTGATGGCCGAACGCAGGCGCATTACTGTGAAGCAAGATCAGCAAAAAACGGTTTTAAACACGCGTGTGACCGAAAGTACAAAACTGGAAGGCCTGAAAACGAAACAAAACGAAGTGATTCAGGAGCTTTCCCAGAAGGAAGTTGAGCTCAGGAAGCAAATTGCTGAAAATAAACGGGCTACGGATTTTCTGGAAGCCAATATTCGTCGTATTGCGGAACGCGAGCGGCGCGAGCGTATAGAGCGTGAGCGCAAGGAAAGGGAAGAAAGAGAGGCCAGGAGAAAGGCTGAACGGGAAAGACTGGCGCGTGAAAATGCAGAACGAGAGAAAAAAGGCGAGGTGGCTGTCGTCGCTGAACCTGAGGAAGAAGCGCCAGTCAGCTCGGGTGGAATGAGCGAGGAAGAAACGACGCTTGCATCATCGTTCACAGCATCGCAAAACAGATTACCCTGGCCGGTGAAAGGATTCGTATCAGGTCACTTTGGTCAGAGGCCGCATGCCGTTTTGAAGGGTGTAATGGTTGATAACCTGGGTGTTGACATTCAGACGACGGCTGGTGAGCCGGTTCGCTCAGTTTATGACGGCGTAGTGCTGGATGTGACGGAAATGCCTGGAATGGGCAATGTTGTAGCGATCCAGCATGGCAATTACATGACGATTTATGCAAAGATGAACGGGGTTACGGTACGAGCCGGACAAAAGGTAAAAGCCCGTGAAAATATCGGCAGAGTGGCCACCGACAGTGATGGCACTTCCGAACTGCAATTCCAGATCTGGAAAAATACGTCGCGTCTCAATCCTGAAAGCTGGCTGATTCACAGGTAA
- the panB gene encoding 3-methyl-2-oxobutanoate hydroxymethyltransferase: MSIHTPDIKRVTTHIIQEMKTRGEKISCLTAYDYSMAGIVDAAGVELILVGDSASNVMAGHETTLPITIDQMIYHATSVVRAVKRALVVVDLPFGSYQGNSREALNSAIRIMKESGAHAVKLEGGLEIKDSITRILSAGVPVMGHLGLTPQSIYKFGTYTVRAKQEAEAQKLIEDARMLEEVGCFSVVLEKIPSSLTKQVSETVTIPTIGIGAGPHADGQILVLHDLLGINKEFKPRFLRRYADLNGVMTDAISNYIKDVKGKSFPNEQESY, translated from the coding sequence ATGTCTATCCATACTCCTGATATAAAGCGCGTTACTACCCACATTATTCAGGAAATGAAAACCCGTGGGGAGAAAATATCCTGCCTTACCGCCTATGACTATTCCATGGCTGGCATTGTGGACGCTGCAGGCGTGGAATTGATCCTGGTAGGAGATTCGGCGTCGAATGTAATGGCCGGCCATGAAACGACTTTGCCAATTACGATTGACCAGATGATATACCACGCTACATCGGTGGTAAGGGCTGTAAAAAGAGCATTGGTCGTTGTGGATTTGCCTTTTGGATCATATCAGGGAAATTCACGTGAAGCATTGAATTCGGCGATCCGTATTATGAAGGAGTCGGGGGCGCACGCAGTGAAGCTGGAAGGCGGATTGGAAATAAAAGATTCCATCACCCGCATATTGAGCGCAGGCGTGCCGGTAATGGGGCATTTGGGGCTTACGCCGCAGTCTATTTATAAGTTTGGCACTTACACCGTGCGGGCTAAGCAGGAGGCGGAGGCGCAGAAGTTAATTGAAGATGCGCGGATGCTAGAAGAAGTAGGGTGTTTTTCGGTTGTTTTGGAAAAAATTCCTTCCTCATTAACGAAACAAGTTTCAGAAACAGTTACCATTCCAACGATCGGAATAGGAGCAGGACCGCATGCAGACGGTCAGATTTTGGTTTTGCATGATCTTTTGGGAATAAATAAAGAGTTTAAACCCAGATTCTTACGCCGCTACGCCGATCTGAACGGCGTCATGACGGACGCAATATCAAATTATATAAAAGATGTAAAAGGTAAATCATTTCCAAATGAACAGGAATCATACTAA
- a CDS encoding RluA family pseudouridine synthase codes for MSNRPFQIIYEDNHLIIVNKEPGILVQGDVTRDKCLLDMVKEYIKEEYNKPGAVFLGTVHRLDRPVSGLVVFAKTSKALERMNEIFRKRDVQKTYWAIVKNRPAEKKGKLVHYLSKDESRNVTTAYDFEKPGTQRAELSYRWLGEINKFHLLEVTPVTGRPHQIRVQLASMNCPIRGDVKYGYPVGNRDNNINLHARRLYFEHPVKTEPIICKAGVPNDPFWEEFLSLDNDEIKPEHLDFLYE; via the coding sequence ATGTCAAATCGACCATTTCAGATCATATACGAAGACAATCACCTGATTATTGTCAACAAAGAGCCGGGTATCCTGGTGCAGGGAGACGTGACCAGAGACAAATGTCTGCTCGATATGGTGAAAGAATATATTAAGGAAGAATACAACAAACCGGGTGCGGTGTTCCTGGGCACCGTGCACAGGCTGGACAGGCCGGTTAGCGGACTCGTTGTATTTGCAAAAACATCAAAGGCGTTGGAGCGGATGAACGAAATTTTCCGTAAGCGCGATGTTCAGAAAACATATTGGGCGATTGTTAAGAACCGTCCGGCGGAGAAAAAAGGGAAGTTGGTTCATTATCTTTCCAAAGACGAGTCGCGCAATGTTACCACAGCTTACGACTTCGAAAAACCCGGAACACAGCGTGCGGAGCTGTCTTACCGCTGGCTGGGAGAGATCAATAAATTTCATTTGCTGGAAGTAACGCCGGTTACAGGCCGTCCGCATCAGATCCGCGTACAGCTTGCATCGATGAATTGCCCGATCCGCGGTGATGTGAAATATGGTTACCCGGTTGGAAATCGTGATAACAACATTAACCTGCATGCACGCAGACTGTATTTTGAGCATCCTGTGAAAACAGAGCCGATCATTTGCAAGGCAGGAGTCCCTAATGATCCATTCTGGGAAGAATTCTTATCATTGGATAATGACGAAATCAAACCCGAGCATCTGGATTTTCTTTATGAATAA
- a CDS encoding DUF6787 family protein, with amino-acid sequence MIEKLKERWNVRNGWDVLVILIVFACTGFSVLYAKRGLFYLIGLTPESPAWLRWTINILIILPLYQVILLAWGWIWGKFDFFWEFEKRMFARIGSIFKRKNTAK; translated from the coding sequence ATGATCGAGAAACTGAAAGAACGCTGGAATGTACGAAACGGTTGGGATGTGTTAGTCATTCTGATCGTTTTCGCATGTACGGGGTTTTCGGTTTTATATGCAAAACGCGGATTATTTTATTTGATTGGCTTAACACCAGAGTCGCCAGCCTGGCTTCGCTGGACGATTAATATCCTCATTATATTACCATTATACCAAGTCATTTTGCTGGCATGGGGCTGGATTTGGGGAAAATTTGATTTCTTCTGGGAATTCGAAAAACGAATGTTTGCCAGGATTGGAAGCATTTTTAAAAGAAAGAATACAGCGAAGTAG